The genomic window GACTAACTTCCTAACCAATATAGAACAAACAAATAACCATCTGTGCTTCTTTCTCAAGGCTCTTACCACGCTGCCTCAAATCCCAAGACTTCCAATTCTACTTAGATAGTACGTATTACCTACCTATAAATACAATTACATTTGAAATTCAGTTCTCATCACTTTCCAATTCCTCACAAAATGAAAAccctcttattattttttacaatttgtCGCACATTCATCGACATACAAGAAGAGGTGTGTGCTTTAAGCAAAACTAGGGtgaatgagtaaaaaaaaaatcaattttaccaGAGCTGTTTTAGGTACCAGAATCTCACGGCTTACTGCTCAATCAGCTTTAGAAAGCAAAAACAACCATTAAATGAAGCCGCTTGGTTTTTAATTGCTTCAACATGGTGGTGATGGACTATAATGGATTCTAGCTAGGTAATGGGTTTGACATTCCAATAACAATTGCTTGCTAAGGCGCGAGTAATTACCCGAAAAAGAGCTAAAACCTCACCAGTAAAAGAATAACAAAGTACATTCCTAAGTGTTTCATCTTGCTTCTCCGTTCTCCATGTCTTGCATCCCCAATGGTTCAGGGAAAACTTCATTGGATGACCTTTTATTGGAAGATGAGTGATCATTACCACCGCTACCATGAGAACCTGATCTTCCTGTTTGTTTATTGCCACTACTAGTACCCTCCCTTATTGTAGCACCACTATCTGATGAACTGTGTCTCCAGCTACCAAAGAATGCAGTGCTCCAAGATCTATTAGATGAAGTTGTTCTCAATTTTGCTGAGCTAAAACTTTCTTCTCTGACAATCTTCAATGGATTTTCAAGTGCTTTGAGGACATGTTTCATTGGAGGACGTTTTGAAGGTTTAGGATTCAGACATGACTTAGCCACGATTGCCATAGCCCATACCTCTTCCAATAGGTCCTCATCAACTATCAAAGACGGGTCAACAATCTTACCCAACCGTTCTTTATCGTATATGGTGATGTAATTCAAGGTTTGTTCTAACCAATCCTTTGTGGTGGCATCATCTGATTTGCTGATGTCAATATTACCGGTAACAAGCTCGATTAAAATCTTTCCAAAACAGTAGACATCATAGGCACATGTCACAGATGATTTACCTGTTCATTACcacaaaacataaaatcaaacACCGATGGTTTCTATTGTAACAGTTTTAAAAACTTAGAAGTCAATAATGTCAAAAGTTTATGCAAGTGTGCATATTCTTTCTCAGTGCTTTCACATGTAGCAGATCACTAACATTTGTTCTAATTCCAGGGAGGCAAATTTTAGTGTACTATTCCACATTAAACTTCTTCCATTAAAGGAATAGGATAAAAGGTAACAAGAAATGGATTAAAAAACAGTTTACTCACCGGGATTGCCTTGATTAGAAGATCTGCAAAATCACAAGGAAAAAAAAGGTTACAACCTTCTATATATAGTTTGAATTAATTAGGTCAAAAGACAAGTATGAGATGACTCTATTATACAAACAGGCACCATAAGAATAGAACTAACTAGTATACTAGCCATAACAAAGACAATTAATTGATCTACCAAATCATTCTAGCTTGTAGGTACGATCCAACCATTTTCAAGATATATTAAAACTATTTGAAGCTTCAATACATTTATAAATCCTCACAGTATTTCTTCtcttattttttcaattattataaacagTTGTGCTTTATTACATTATCGTTGTTAATTAATTCAAAACTTACAGTGGCTTGCTGAAAACTCTTGACACGACATTCTGATGAAAATCTCCTTGTGTTGTAACCTCACTCAAACTTCCAAGTCGCACTTCAAATTTATCATCAAGAAGTATACTACTAGCTCGGATAtctcttaaaaaatttaaaaataaaataaaaaatatcagtAATTTGCAGACTACCTCAGTTTACGCATTATTGACAAGAAACTTAAAATTTAATGTGATACAATTGTAGTGTTGTGATCATGATGAAAAAATCATAACAAACAAGATTAAAGAGTGCATTTAGTATTACCTGTGAACAAGAGGAGGGCTGCAATCATGTAGGTAAGCTAGTCCTTCAGCAGCTCCTGCTGCAATTTTCAATCTTGTGATCCAATCCATGGACTGCAATTTACCATCTGAACCATTGACTCTGTGTAAGGAAGTAGCCAAATCTCCATTTATCATATACTTGTAAACTATACATTTATTCTTCTCATTGTCCATGCATTGTCCCAAAATTGGGACCAATCTTGCATGTGAAACCTTGCTTAATAATTCCAATTCTACAATGTAAGATTCTTTCTTGAATAAACTTAAATCTACCCTTTTGATAACCACAGTTGCTCCATTTTCCAAAACTCCCCAGAAAAAGTCTCCAGAATGACCTTGCTTGATTAAGTTTGCTTCATCAAAATTCCCGGTAAAATGGAGTATTTGCTCAAAAGTAAATGATTCACCCACAGCAGTTACAAAAACAGGATCCTTAGGTGTAGGACTTTCCCCTTCTGTAACAGGCCCCCCATTTGTGGTCCCTCTTTCAGTTTccaaatttttacttttatgacATTGTTTCAGAACCAATATTAGGACCAATACCAGTAGCACAATAAAGCCAAACCCACCAAAAATACCTGCCAGTATGAATATCactcttttattgtttttcttggaCTCATGGTCACCATTAGCAAAGGTTAAATTTCTCTGGAGATAAAACATTCTACAATCTTCCAAACTCCTCTGGTTTGGAATCTTCTGTAGGCAATTTCTCGATAGAGTAACATCACTGAGACCGCCGCCGCCACCTTGCACAACACCATCCAAATAATTACCAGATAAATCAATTGTTTGAATCTTGCTCGTAGAACCATTTACAGATCCGTAAAACAAATTGTTTGATAGATTGAATATGCCACCATTTGAGCTAACACTTAAACCAGACAATTTTGGCAGTGGACCAGTGAGACTGTTGCCTGATACATCAAAAAAGTGCAAACTAGGCATTGACCACAAACTATCAGGTAAAAACCCAGAAAAAGAATTCGTACGCAGATCAAGCTCAGCCAACTTTGAAAGATTACCTAACTGAGAGGGAACAGAACCAGTGAAAGCATTATTAGAAAGGTTCAAATTTTGAAGCTTTGAAAGGCTACCCAGTTCAGGTGGAATAGACCCAGATAAGTAATTATTAGAAAGATCAAGCCTTGTAAGGTTACCAAGATTAGAGAAATTGTCAGGTACTGATCCTGAAAACATATTTCCAGAGAGATCAAGAATAGAGAGATTAGAtaacaaccccaaacttgaaggCACTCTACTAGTAAGATTATTCCctgaaagaaacaaaatcttcaAACTTTTCATACCCCCAAGTGAATCAGGAATCACACTAGATATTGAACAAGAACTTAAATCCAGCACCTGCAGTGCACCAAGTTTCTCACCAAACCAGTCAGGAATAGACCCATTAAGCATGAACCCAGAAGCATTGAAAGACTCCAATAGAGTGAAATTTTGAAGAGAATCCACTTCAAAACTCGGGTTAAGACTACCCAACCGGGTTCTCTTCAACCCGGACACGTTGATACCAACAACTCGATCATTCCTGCATTTAACACCTGTCCAGTTCCCACACGGATCGACTTTTTTATGCCAAATTTTCCCCCTTATCCCCAACGACGAACGAAGCTCCAATAACGCCGACCATTCAGCTCTTAAACTCAAACTCATTGTCAACTCAACTAACAAAAACAACACCATCATAACAACACACACAGTTATTCCACtcttcattttcatttccaATTCTCACAAACTTCACTTCACCTTTATCTCAGTTTCATCTGCATGtgataatataaacaaatttagtatataacataaacaaacaaaaaaaaattgatttttttgttgttgataaaaaaacaGTACCTTTAATGATGACAGGTTGTTAAAATTCACATCACTTGTTTTTGTTGCTCTGTTTGTCTCTTGTGAACTCTGACTAAGTCTATAAGAAGGAACCATTAACGTTGTAAACTAAAAGAATGTCTTGTGTCTctgttgtttatgttttttttgtttatgagCAAGACTTCAACGAAACACAACCATTAAGGTTTTAGGTAAGTGTATCTAATGTAAGGATGGAATAGATAGAATGTAGCTGTGACAAGAAAGGGGTGTTGTTTTGGTATTGAAAATTCTGTGGCAAAACATTAAATGGGTATGAAGAGAATTGGTGGGATTGAGGTAGTGCATTAATTAGGGAGAAGAGTGTGGTAGTGTTATGCCCCAACCCAACTGCCACAGCTTTCACTTTCAAAGCTCACCGGAGGTGTTATTAATGCAGTTTGGAAtatggaggtggtggtggtagtGATAATGAGATTGAACAAACAGTGTTGTTGTTAattgtttggtttggtttggttttgtttaAGTTTTCTATGTGAACAGATTGGTTGTGTTATTGGTAGTTTTTGGAAGAACTTTGGCAATagtgtgtttgtttttgtgCTTATGTAAAAAGGTTGTACTTGTACACATGAATCAAATGCAAAAAAACGAAATTATTGATTTTAAGTAGAGAAGTTTCGTGGAATTAGAGTAGcttttcaaatttgatttttcttttctttttatttttcttgagtttttatttttgtgaagaTATATGATTGGGGGGTGATGCATGATGAATTGATGATTGATAATCAATCACCATCTGATAAGCACTGAGAAACTGTGCCAGTATCCACTTGTGTCTCTACACGTAGAATTTTCAAAGGAGAAATCAATTTTAAGATGTGATTATTATTAAAAGGCAATGGTTTCAAACAAAGGAAAGTCACAAAATGCCATCAATAGTTTGGTCCAAAATGCTACTAGTATTTAGTTTTTATGTTGGAAAATAGTTGTGTGTGAATTTGACCATAAAACATTTCGTCTATGAATTCATAATaatatcttcttttttctttttgtttgattAAGAGCGTATAAACCGTGtattcataatatattttttagtgtaTTTATAATATTCAATCTTATTTTTGTCTAGAAAAAATGTACTAATATTCAATCTTAACTCCATTGAGATCGATCCTAATATCTTTTTAATTATAGAACGTGACGTTTATGATGGAGGTTCCTAGCTACATTAATTATACACGTATTTCCCTCCTCCGACCGCTCACTCTACCTACATACACATACTTAGTTGTATCTCAATGCATGCTCATTAAAAACaataactaaaaaaacaaaatacaaaaataatctCACCTTCAATTGGAAGCAAGGTTTTCAGaatcggaccggtcatcgaactgGCGAGCTtatcggttcaaggttcaattggtcggaccgggttcaatcggggtcgaaccgtttttaattaaatatatattttaattaatatataaataaaaatatatgaataattgttcaatatttcataatttcacacattaaaaagataaaatatcacaagtcaaaataaaataaaatttataattcaaaccaaatgaaaaatagatgaaaaacaaaaatctttcctattcccacgacgtcgttgttttgtttcattttttttaaaaaaaaagttaaaatgacGTCGTTTtgccttattttttaaaaaataaataaaaaatctgcaaaaccgcttgaatcgcccggccggttcaccggttcgacCTCGGTTCACGCGGTTTTTTGtcggtcggtttcctatccgttttttgctcaaaaccgaactgttttcatgaccggttcacggtccgaccggccggtccggttttgattcCCACGAGACTATAGACACACTTTAGTACGAGAGAAAAATAGTTATGCAATTTTGGGCATTTGACAGTATaacatatttataatttttgacaaaaatttgtCCCAAAATAACATTGTGACATTATGTTTTATATTGCGTGgttgaatatttatttgtttttggtcaAGTAACCCAGTGATTAGAAacttcaccttaaaggtgaattaGTGTAGTATTTGAGGTTCAAACTTTAACTCATGCATATAATAATATGATGTCTCTACGAACCGAGCTAAACTCACGAGTATGcgttttagtatttttttgtggttaaacTTTGTGTCTTGTTCTACTTTGTTTAACGTTTTTGCTTTGTAGTGGTTAAACATTGTAAATCATGTTTAATGGTTAAGTCTTAAATTGTTGATTATTCTAACCGGTTAAACCTTGGTGTGAGACTTTTTTTTAGTGGTTAAGTTTTTGTCTTATGGATTTATAATTTTAGTTCCTACTTAGTAGTTAAGATTCGTTCATGTCATTCTTTTTTTTGTCCAATAGCCTGGTGGCTACAATTTCACCTTTTAAGGTGTATAAGTGCACGAGAGTATCGGAGTTCGAACAATTATCTCCGCATATTACATGCAACATCCCTACCAATTAAGGTATACTCATGGGAACAATTCATATCATTTTTAGACAAATGTATTTTGGGCATTGTTCgttgtatttttcttttgacttgATATGTCTTTGTATTAATCTTCCAAGGTGAAAGTGTTGTGAACTTCTTTGAACTTGTGGGAAGACTATTAGAAATAAGCTAGTTAGTTTTACGTTAAATCGAAGCCATATAAACActcttgtatttttatttttaccattttGTATCATTGTCTCTTTGCatcaattaaattttcataatatttcTGTATTATTTTTCATGCATGTCATGTTTACTAACATGCATGATGCATCCTCAAActggtaaaaagaaaaatgcaTCCTCACTTAAACCTTACCACCATAAAGTCATTATAACCTTTTCTATCTTTTTCTGATAATAGGTTATCCAGGGTGGACAAGTAGccatttatattataacgaatacgaattttacaaaattcactgttggattgaaagtttatatcatatagatcgttcgtaaaaaattttaaaaatcatttgatatgttattagacccatcaaaattaacagtatttaataaaaactcataaacggttattttttatgagtcccgataacatatcaaatgattttcaaaaaatttcacaatttttatgaatgatctatatgatataaactttcaatccagcaataaattttataaaattcgtatttgttataatataaatgattACTTATTCACCGTGCACAACATTAGGAGCGTGTGCACGATACACTTGATATTGTAACTTctaaagttttatttaaataataataataaatacataCATACATGATACCTTTTTGAGTAGTATCCGCGAGTGTTATCTTGTCAATGGTCATCTTTGCCACTTGCCAATAATCATGTGGCAAAgttgaaacataaaaaaattgaaagagatTGTGAGTGACACTAGTATAGTAGTATATGGCAATCCAACGTGTAACGATAGCAACTCCACTCCCCTTTGATATATGTTAGCCTTTTCCTGCCAATTATAAAAAAGATAAGAGAACTTATAACGGTGTTTATGGTTGCTATTGTAGAAGGATTTGGTAAAGAGAAATATGtgataaaaattaaagacaaatAGATAAGAGGATTGATGTTTGTATTACCAAAATTTAATGTCTTTTTGTACTACACtttataattttaacaaaattacgGTGTCATCGTAAGTGCGTTGTTTAGAGAATTGTTTTCTTTCAAATTAATTGAAGACGAGTCAataaattattgaaattaatatttgaattaaaAGTAGTGATTTAACTCTCAGTAAATAAACTATAATTAGGAATACGGTTCGATCCCTCTTAATTGTGATGGAAGGGACCGTAActacttaatgtcagaactgatcccgaatcagattaaactagtggtgaaaaaaaaaactctatgatttaaaacttaatataatgttcaaatataaattaaagcGACTTTATTGAATATGCTAGGGTGAAAGTCAATATACAAACTAATTTAAACTAAAATCGAGAGATACAAAACGATAATCCAAACTTGTGCGATGTTTAatggacaaaaggttattttaatattttagacaacttgtgcagatgacaaaaagttgtcacATGATTCTGTGGGGATAAGAAAGTTGTCCCATGATTCTGTGGGGATAAAAACTTCAGTTTTTGTCCCGTCTTTTAACCCTTAGTTTGTTAGTGTcaggaacaattttaaaatcaaacacaatacaacTAAAAT from Trifolium pratense cultivar HEN17-A07 linkage group LG1, ARS_RC_1.1, whole genome shotgun sequence includes these protein-coding regions:
- the LOC123886422 gene encoding probable LRR receptor-like serine/threonine-protein kinase At2g16250, with product MKMKSGITVCVVMMVLFLLVELTMSLSLRAEWSALLELRSSLGIRGKIWHKKVDPCGNWTGVKCRNDRVVGINVSGLKRTRLGSLNPSFEVDSLQNFTLLESFNASGFMLNGSIPDWFGEKLGALQVLDLSSCSISSVIPDSLGGMKSLKILFLSGNNLTSRVPSSLGLLSNLSILDLSGNMFSGSVPDNFSNLGNLTRLDLSNNYLSGSIPPELGSLSKLQNLNLSNNAFTGSVPSQLGNLSKLAELDLRTNSFSGFLPDSLWSMPSLHFFDVSGNSLTGPLPKLSGLSVSSNGGIFNLSNNLFYGSVNGSTSKIQTIDLSGNYLDGVVQGGGGGLSDVTLSRNCLQKIPNQRSLEDCRMFYLQRNLTFANGDHESKKNNKRVIFILAGIFGGFGFIVLLVLVLILVLKQCHKSKNLETERGTTNGGPVTEGESPTPKDPVFVTAVGESFTFEQILHFTGNFDEANLIKQGHSGDFFWGVLENGATVVIKRVDLSLFKKESYIVELELLSKVSHARLVPILGQCMDNEKNKCIVYKYMINGDLATSLHRVNGSDGKLQSMDWITRLKIAAGAAEGLAYLHDCSPPLVHRDIRASSILLDDKFEVRLGSLSEVTTQGDFHQNVVSRVFSKPLSSNQGNPGKSSVTCAYDVYCFGKILIELVTGNIDISKSDDATTKDWLEQTLNYITIYDKERLGKIVDPSLIVDEDLLEEVWAMAIVAKSCLNPKPSKRPPMKHVLKALENPLKIVREESFSSAKLRTTSSNRSWSTAFFGSWRHSSSDSGATIREGTSSGNKQTGRSGSHGSGGNDHSSSNKRSSNEVFPEPLGMQDMENGEAR